A genomic stretch from Thermomicrobiales bacterium includes:
- a CDS encoding J domain-containing protein, producing MPKLEFKDYYKVLGVERSADDAALKAAFRKAARKHHPDVNPGDAQAEERFKEVNEAYEVLSDQEKRKLYDRYGEEWQRYKDAGYTGDEPAGGPRRASSEDFGSWFTGQSGGYTTTNFGSTGDHSDFFETLFGSFGGGRRGSDTFARATPRPRRGQDIDAEVEVTFEEAFRGTARRFDIQAEEVCPTCGGTGLVRNTICPTCDGAGYIPRIKTIEVKIPAGVANGSRIRVAGQGGAGEAGGPNGDVYLIVKVADDKRFVREGDNLRTEVEVPMLTALLGGKATVATPTGRVELTIPAETQQGKVFRLRGQGMPRLKSKTGERGDLLAKANVMLPTNLTDREKALLEELRDLRSGG from the coding sequence ATGCCCAAGCTTGAATTCAAGGACTACTACAAGGTGCTCGGCGTCGAGCGCTCGGCCGACGATGCGGCGCTGAAAGCCGCATTTCGCAAAGCAGCACGGAAGCATCATCCCGATGTGAACCCCGGCGACGCACAAGCCGAAGAGCGCTTCAAAGAGGTCAACGAGGCCTACGAGGTCCTCTCCGATCAGGAAAAGCGCAAGCTCTACGATCGCTATGGCGAGGAATGGCAACGGTACAAGGATGCCGGATACACGGGCGACGAGCCAGCAGGCGGCCCGCGTCGGGCTTCGAGCGAGGACTTCGGCAGTTGGTTCACCGGGCAGAGCGGTGGATACACCACCACGAACTTCGGTTCGACGGGTGATCATTCGGACTTCTTCGAGACGCTGTTCGGCAGCTTTGGTGGCGGACGGCGCGGTTCGGATACGTTTGCACGGGCCACTCCCCGGCCGCGACGAGGTCAGGACATAGACGCAGAGGTCGAGGTCACGTTCGAGGAGGCGTTCAGGGGTACTGCTCGCCGCTTCGACATACAGGCCGAGGAGGTTTGTCCTACCTGCGGAGGCACTGGCCTGGTGCGCAACACGATCTGTCCGACGTGCGATGGCGCCGGGTACATTCCACGCATCAAGACCATCGAGGTCAAGATTCCGGCGGGAGTTGCCAATGGCTCACGCATCCGCGTCGCCGGTCAAGGCGGCGCAGGCGAAGCTGGTGGCCCCAACGGGGATGTCTATCTGATCGTCAAGGTGGCCGACGACAAGCGGTTTGTACGCGAGGGCGACAACCTGCGCACCGAGGTCGAAGTCCCGATGCTCACCGCGCTGTTGGGCGGAAAAGCCACGGTGGCCACACCCACCGGCCGCGTCGAGCTGACGATCCCTGCCGAAACGCAACAGGGCAAGGTCTTCCGGCTCCGGGGCCAGGGAATGCCGAGGCTGAAGTCGAAAACCGGCGAACGCGGCGACCTGCTCGCGAAGGCGAACGTCATGCTACCCACGAATCTGACCGACCGCGAAAAAGCGCTGCTCGAAGAGTTGCGGGACCTGCGATCTGGAGGTTGA
- a CDS encoding PspA/IM30 family protein: MGVIDRVSRLVRANVNDLLDQAEDPEIMIDQILRDMESNIGDARKQVAAMIAQEKELEFERNETRKLADAWGEKAQRAVDAGKDDLAREALRRQKDYGDNAALYEQQLELQNQAVAKLKSQLSQLEAKYDQTRSQRDSLIARQKRARAQAQIAESLSGTDFSSMDPTSDLDRMERKIRNQEARTAAMLEMQDDSIDAQFEELDYDADIEERLAALKAGNAAAAELPASLESEG, encoded by the coding sequence ATGGGAGTTATCGATCGCGTGTCACGCCTTGTGCGCGCCAATGTCAATGATTTGCTCGATCAGGCCGAAGACCCGGAGATCATGATCGACCAGATCCTGCGCGACATGGAGTCGAACATCGGCGACGCTCGCAAGCAGGTCGCAGCCATGATTGCGCAAGAAAAAGAGCTCGAGTTCGAGCGCAACGAAACGCGGAAACTGGCCGACGCATGGGGCGAAAAGGCGCAGCGCGCCGTCGACGCCGGGAAAGACGACCTGGCCCGTGAAGCGTTGCGCCGACAGAAAGACTATGGCGACAATGCCGCGCTCTACGAGCAGCAACTCGAGCTCCAGAACCAGGCCGTCGCGAAGCTAAAGAGCCAACTTTCCCAGCTGGAGGCCAAGTACGATCAGACGCGCAGCCAGCGCGATTCGCTCATTGCCCGCCAGAAGCGCGCTCGCGCCCAGGCACAGATCGCGGAATCGCTTTCTGGCACGGATTTCTCGTCGATGGATCCCACGTCCGATCTCGACCGCATGGAGCGCAAGATCCGGAATCAGGAAGCCAGAACCGCCGCCATGCTCGAAATGCAGGACGACTCGATCGATGCGCAGTTCGAGGAACTCGACTACGACGCGGACATCGAGGAGCGCCTGGCGGCGCTCAAGGCCGGCAACGCGGCGGCTGCCGAGCTCCCCGCTTCGCTCGAATCTGAAGGCTAG
- a CDS encoding MerR family transcriptional regulator has product MNQAGRSGDMIETRYVTLQAISTRAGVTARRVRYLERAGLIGPAESDEHFRLYREETIERVMTIERLTNDLGVNLAGVEIILNMREQIIALQSQAGAPKDWTPGNG; this is encoded by the coding sequence ATGAACCAGGCCGGCAGATCTGGCGATATGATCGAAACTCGCTATGTGACGCTTCAGGCGATCTCGACGCGCGCTGGCGTGACTGCGCGCCGGGTACGCTATCTCGAGCGAGCCGGACTGATCGGTCCGGCGGAGTCCGATGAGCATTTTCGGCTCTATCGGGAAGAAACCATCGAACGCGTCATGACCATCGAGCGGTTGACCAACGATCTTGGGGTCAACCTTGCGGGAGTCGAGATCATCCTGAACATGCGCGAGCAGATCATCGCGTTGCAGTCCCAGGCGGGCGCCCCAAAGGACTGGACTCCAGGAAATGGTTGA
- a CDS encoding DUF4126 domain-containing protein, with protein MTNALTGVLLAAAAGLNAFLPILGLALADRFTNYVNLPQPYNIISSVGGIAILLALVTIDLIADKIPRIDHINDLINSPIRPAAGMFLMMAVVSDEGDIHEVVALFIGLGVAGAVHAYKSINRTRITVATNGLANPMVSFIEDGIAGVTTLLAIVFPWAGLAFAIPAGIGLAWIYRKTSGPNDFVKQPSAASEDAVVVSEVNVGRKPRRQVGRRSSSTSPSTVRPEAPDAQA; from the coding sequence GTGACAAATGCCTTGACCGGGGTGCTGCTTGCGGCAGCGGCTGGTCTCAATGCGTTCCTGCCAATTCTCGGGTTGGCTCTTGCGGATCGATTCACCAACTATGTGAATCTCCCGCAGCCGTACAACATCATTTCTTCTGTCGGCGGAATCGCCATTCTGCTCGCGCTGGTCACCATCGACCTGATTGCCGACAAGATTCCCCGTATCGATCACATCAACGATCTCATCAACTCGCCTATCCGGCCGGCAGCTGGCATGTTCCTGATGATGGCTGTGGTCTCAGACGAAGGCGATATTCATGAAGTCGTCGCCCTCTTCATCGGGCTCGGCGTTGCCGGAGCGGTGCATGCCTACAAGTCGATCAACCGAACCCGCATCACTGTGGCTACCAACGGGCTCGCCAATCCGATGGTTTCCTTCATCGAAGATGGCATCGCCGGAGTGACGACTCTTCTTGCCATCGTGTTTCCATGGGCAGGGCTTGCGTTTGCCATCCCGGCGGGTATCGGACTCGCGTGGATCTATCGCAAGACCAGCGGCCCGAACGACTTTGTCAAGCAACCATCGGCAGCGTCCGAAGACGCGGTTGTCGTTTCTGAAGTGAATGTTGGGCGAAAGCCGCGCCGCCAGGTGGGACGCCGGTCTTCTTCGACCTCACCGTCCACCGTTCGACCGGAAGCACCCGATGCCCAAGCTTGA
- a CDS encoding glycosyltransferase family 1 protein, whose amino-acid sequence MDGSRATVGQPTGTERYAIELLGALAELDPSDDVRVYFNRSTPPQNVSFPGEAVCIPGPRFWTLRNLSLEMRRNPPDLLFVPSHVIPPVHPVSVVTVHDLGYLIEPESHEPFHRKQLEWTTRWNCHAATGIIAVSESTRRDLVELLDIPQEKIAVIPHGISPAFSPADPVAIDRLRASLELPQRYILAVGTIHPRKNLLRLIQAFEILAGDDPELVLVLCGRPGWRGDEILDRARRSPFSTRIRHVGYVGDADLPTLYSAASVTAFVSLYEGFGLPVLESMACGTPVVAANRSSLPELCGDAGILVDPCDAHRIAGALARALDDENWRRSAVSRGRERSAMFTWQNCALQTLAFLREVRDNSS is encoded by the coding sequence ATCGACGGAAGCCGGGCAACGGTCGGTCAACCGACCGGCACCGAACGGTATGCCATCGAATTGCTCGGCGCGCTTGCCGAACTCGATCCGTCTGACGACGTCCGCGTCTACTTCAACCGATCCACGCCACCCCAGAACGTGAGCTTCCCCGGGGAGGCAGTCTGTATTCCGGGACCGCGTTTCTGGACCTTGCGCAACCTCTCGCTCGAGATGCGCCGGAATCCACCCGATCTCCTCTTTGTCCCCTCACATGTCATTCCCCCGGTGCATCCTGTTTCGGTCGTAACCGTGCACGATCTCGGATATCTCATCGAACCGGAGAGTCACGAACCATTTCACCGTAAGCAACTGGAATGGACCACGCGTTGGAACTGTCATGCGGCGACCGGAATCATCGCTGTCTCGGAGTCCACCCGACGCGATCTCGTCGAACTGCTCGATATTCCACAGGAGAAGATCGCCGTGATTCCGCATGGGATCTCGCCAGCGTTCTCCCCCGCCGACCCTGTGGCTATCGATCGGCTTCGAGCTTCCCTCGAGCTGCCACAGCGATACATACTCGCTGTCGGAACAATTCACCCCCGCAAGAATCTCCTGAGACTGATCCAGGCGTTCGAGATTCTGGCTGGAGACGATCCTGAGCTGGTCCTCGTGCTGTGCGGTCGACCAGGATGGCGAGGCGACGAGATTCTCGATCGAGCGCGACGCAGCCCATTCTCCACGAGAATCCGGCACGTCGGGTACGTTGGCGATGCCGATCTCCCAACGCTCTACTCCGCCGCGTCCGTGACGGCGTTCGTTTCGCTCTACGAAGGTTTCGGACTACCCGTGCTCGAATCGATGGCGTGCGGAACTCCAGTGGTCGCGGCAAATCGGTCGTCACTGCCTGAGCTTTGCGGCGACGCAGGGATACTGGTCGATCCGTGCGATGCCCACCGAATTGCCGGTGCGTTGGCGCGCGCGCTTGACGATGAGAACTGGCGCAGGAGCGCAGTCTCACGGGGTCGGGAACGGTCGGCAATGTTCACATGGCAAAATTGCGCGCTACAGACACTCGCGTTCTTGCGTGAAGTTCGCGACAATTCCTCCTGA
- the lexA gene encoding transcriptional repressor LexA: MKDLSRRQQAILDFIENFLDENDYPPTIRDIQAELGISSTSVVDYNLKVLEAHNLIRRNRNISRGIELVNRGPGRRKVVAVPIVGQIAAGLPIPVPEELEGAEASESIELSSELIPDGGANLFALRVKGHSMVDSLINDGDVVLLKHQATCENGDTVAVWLRDEKETTLKKFYYENGRVRLQPANVTMEPIYTNPENVEIQGKLVTVVRSIM; the protein is encoded by the coding sequence ATGAAGGACCTCTCTCGAAGGCAACAGGCGATTCTCGACTTCATCGAGAACTTTCTGGACGAGAACGACTATCCGCCCACAATTCGCGATATTCAGGCCGAGCTGGGCATTTCGTCAACCAGTGTTGTCGACTACAACCTGAAGGTCCTCGAGGCCCACAACCTCATCCGTCGCAACCGCAACATCTCACGAGGCATCGAGCTCGTGAATCGTGGGCCGGGGCGGCGCAAAGTGGTGGCTGTCCCGATCGTCGGACAGATTGCCGCTGGACTTCCGATTCCTGTCCCCGAAGAGCTGGAAGGGGCCGAGGCCAGCGAGTCGATCGAGCTCAGTTCTGAGCTCATCCCGGATGGCGGCGCCAATCTTTTCGCGCTGCGCGTCAAGGGGCACTCGATGGTCGATTCGCTCATCAACGATGGAGACGTCGTCCTGCTCAAGCATCAGGCAACCTGTGAAAACGGAGACACCGTCGCCGTCTGGCTCAGGGACGAGAAGGAAACAACGCTCAAGAAGTTCTACTACGAGAACGGGCGCGTCCGCTTGCAGCCGGCGAATGTCACGATGGAGCCCATCTACACCAACCCGGAGAATGTCGAAATCCAGGGCAAATTGGTGACCGTCGTTCGCTCCATCATGTAG
- a CDS encoding SPFH domain-containing protein, whose product MAVLDLVQWTDERPDEIVRRVPESGSGEFRLGSQLVVRENQTAVFVRDGKALDTFGPGRHTLSTNNIPLLGSIIGAPFGGKSPFTAEVFFVSSREFTGLKWGTPTPMTFSDTQLGMVRLRAFGTFSIRVTNPTLFVNYIVGTRGGYSIANIEDFLRSIIVSNFNDILGDMKSTLTDLPGMMTDLNSVSRASLSDDFDRIGLELVTFQVEAITPPEEVAAMIDQRSGMGAIGDMGAFTQFQAAQAMRDAAQNPSGGGAAATGVGLGAGMAMGQAMADAIKQSQSGNQGGAAAAAPGGAQGQLNFCPNCGTPVTPGAKFCTNCGYQLVAG is encoded by the coding sequence TTGGCAGTTTTGGACCTGGTTCAGTGGACAGATGAGCGGCCAGACGAGATCGTCCGGCGTGTGCCAGAAAGCGGCTCTGGCGAGTTCCGCCTTGGATCCCAACTTGTCGTTCGGGAGAACCAGACTGCGGTTTTCGTCCGGGACGGCAAAGCGCTCGATACCTTCGGCCCCGGACGGCACACGCTCTCGACCAACAACATCCCGCTCCTGGGCAGCATCATCGGTGCGCCATTCGGCGGCAAATCACCGTTTACGGCCGAGGTCTTTTTCGTTTCGTCCCGTGAGTTCACCGGACTGAAATGGGGCACACCGACCCCAATGACCTTCTCCGACACGCAGCTCGGCATGGTGCGCCTGCGCGCGTTCGGCACGTTCTCGATCCGCGTCACGAATCCCACGCTCTTCGTGAACTACATCGTCGGCACACGCGGGGGATACTCGATCGCGAACATCGAGGACTTCCTGCGCTCGATCATCGTGAGCAACTTCAACGACATCCTCGGGGATATGAAGAGCACGCTCACCGATCTACCCGGCATGATGACCGACCTCAATTCGGTCTCTCGCGCGTCACTGAGCGACGACTTCGACCGCATCGGTCTCGAGCTGGTGACCTTCCAGGTGGAGGCCATCACTCCGCCGGAAGAAGTTGCCGCGATGATCGACCAGCGCTCTGGCATGGGCGCGATTGGCGACATGGGCGCCTTCACCCAGTTTCAGGCCGCGCAAGCGATGCGCGACGCCGCACAGAACCCCAGCGGCGGTGGCGCAGCGGCAACAGGCGTTGGCCTGGGCGCTGGCATGGCCATGGGTCAGGCGATGGCCGACGCGATCAAGCAGAGCCAGAGCGGAAACCAGGGCGGCGCTGCGGCGGCGGCGCCTGGCGGAGCGCAGGGCCAGCTCAACTTCTGCCCGAACTGCGGCACACCTGTGACCCCAGGAGCGAAGTTCTGCACCAATTGCGGGTACCAGCTCGTCGCAGGGTAG
- the fabZ gene encoding 3-hydroxyacyl-ACP dehydratase FabZ: MTDKESTTILDAVAIQKILPHRFPFLLVDRVVELEAGKRAVGIKNVTINEHFFQGHFPEYPVMPGVLIVEALAQVGGIALGSLDEYKGRIAFFAGIDNVRFKRQVKPGDTLRLEVEIGQVRRSIGTGSGTATVDGEVACKGDFMFALGPLLSELS, from the coding sequence ATGACCGACAAGGAGTCGACGACGATCCTCGACGCTGTCGCCATTCAGAAGATCTTGCCGCACCGGTTTCCCTTCTTGCTTGTCGATCGTGTCGTCGAGCTGGAGGCCGGCAAGCGTGCGGTCGGCATCAAGAACGTGACGATCAACGAGCACTTTTTTCAGGGGCACTTTCCCGAGTATCCGGTGATGCCAGGCGTGCTCATCGTCGAGGCGCTCGCCCAGGTTGGCGGTATTGCGCTTGGATCGCTGGATGAGTACAAGGGGCGAATCGCTTTCTTTGCCGGGATCGACAACGTGCGTTTCAAGCGCCAGGTGAAACCTGGCGATACGCTCCGGCTCGAAGTCGAGATTGGTCAAGTCCGCCGCTCGATCGGAACTGGAAGCGGGACTGCCACGGTCGATGGCGAAGTTGCCTGCAAGGGTGATTTCATGTTCGCGCTTGGGCCGTTGCTGTCGGAGCTGAGCTGA
- a CDS encoding endonuclease MutS2, whose product MTDNSPSELSLALEKLEYDAVRMRLAAQCLFTVSAETASTLEPSTDRWLVDRWLEATAEGVDLLTNFPDISIGGARDIRSGAERAGKGSRLLPQELMTIAETARAARLLRRSIQRLPEVGLRFPQLLDLSSGLIDAIELENTIGRAIGPSGDVLDSASPALSRIRKEVRIAHGRLMDRLNRFVGGSNPALQDSIVTSRDGRYVVPVRADSRNQVPGVVHDVSSSGQTIFVEPLEVVELNNRWREAQIEETREVERILDELSAETGRFANELKLTVESVARIDFAMAKARLAFEMRATQPSIWSQVNGDRDSAGHPSQRIRLRRARHPLLDPKTVVPIDIDLGEDFRILLITGPNTGGKTVALKTVGLLSAMAQSGLFIPADDHSILPVFSSYFVDIGDDQSIAQSLSTFSAHIASVIAMLEHVEPTSLVLIDEVGSGTDPIEGSALARAIIAELLERGPLVIATTHYAEVKSFAYETVGVENASVEFDVETLQPTYRVVIGVPGQSNALSIARRLGLGERVLDRAAGYIDSETVRTDELLGELRVIRDRTEQEREQAAQERREAARLRRAAAEELRNAEIERLNAREEAIAAAEAELSEARASVRRLQQAAAARPDQRPSIERPQEELDRAVRQVKDLRRSLGASRPRQALPTLSVGDRVEVTTLGMEGEIASIEGDTADVVMGGLRIRQQLSSLKRLGGARKEPARKVSIASNSGVYVPMEIDIRGERVADVEDQLERYLDSAYRANLPSVRIIHGKGTGALRQAVRRQLSSHPGIERSEPGSQGEGGDGVTIAYFAES is encoded by the coding sequence ATGACTGACAATTCACCCTCCGAGCTTTCGCTTGCCCTGGAAAAACTCGAATACGATGCGGTCCGCATGCGCCTGGCCGCGCAATGCCTGTTCACCGTATCTGCCGAGACTGCCTCGACCCTGGAGCCATCGACGGATCGTTGGTTGGTCGATCGGTGGCTCGAGGCGACCGCCGAAGGCGTCGATCTGCTCACCAACTTCCCGGACATCTCGATTGGTGGAGCGCGCGACATTCGATCGGGAGCCGAGCGCGCCGGAAAGGGGAGTCGCCTGCTTCCGCAGGAGTTGATGACGATCGCGGAGACCGCCCGAGCCGCGCGCTTGCTGCGGAGATCGATCCAGCGCTTACCCGAAGTCGGTCTGCGATTCCCGCAGCTCCTGGATCTCTCGTCGGGTCTCATCGACGCAATCGAGCTGGAAAACACGATTGGTCGGGCAATCGGCCCATCGGGTGATGTCCTCGATTCAGCGAGCCCGGCGCTTTCGAGAATCCGAAAGGAGGTGCGGATCGCGCATGGGCGGTTGATGGATCGACTCAACCGCTTCGTCGGCGGATCGAACCCGGCCCTGCAGGATTCGATCGTTACTTCCCGGGACGGGCGCTATGTCGTTCCGGTCCGGGCCGACAGCCGCAACCAGGTGCCCGGTGTGGTGCACGATGTTTCGTCGAGCGGACAAACGATCTTCGTCGAACCTCTCGAGGTGGTGGAGCTCAACAATCGGTGGCGAGAGGCGCAGATCGAGGAAACGCGCGAGGTGGAGCGGATCCTCGATGAGCTGAGCGCAGAAACCGGGCGATTTGCGAATGAGCTGAAGCTGACGGTCGAATCGGTGGCGAGAATCGATTTCGCGATGGCAAAGGCGAGACTCGCCTTCGAGATGCGTGCAACCCAACCGTCGATCTGGAGCCAGGTGAACGGTGACCGTGACTCCGCGGGGCATCCCAGTCAGCGGATCCGGCTCAGACGGGCGCGGCACCCGCTGCTCGATCCGAAGACGGTGGTGCCTATCGATATCGACCTGGGCGAGGATTTTCGGATCTTGCTCATTACCGGCCCGAACACCGGCGGCAAGACCGTGGCGCTCAAGACCGTGGGACTCCTTTCGGCCATGGCGCAATCCGGTCTCTTCATTCCCGCGGACGATCACTCGATCTTGCCGGTTTTCAGCTCGTACTTCGTCGATATTGGTGACGACCAGAGCATCGCTCAGAGTCTTTCCACCTTCTCGGCGCATATCGCTTCGGTCATCGCGATGCTGGAACACGTGGAACCGACCAGCCTCGTGCTGATCGATGAGGTGGGTTCGGGCACCGACCCCATCGAAGGCTCAGCGCTGGCGCGCGCGATCATCGCGGAACTTCTGGAGCGCGGTCCGCTGGTCATCGCCACGACGCACTATGCCGAGGTCAAGAGTTTCGCCTATGAGACTGTTGGCGTTGAGAATGCCTCGGTGGAGTTCGATGTGGAGACACTGCAACCCACCTACCGCGTCGTCATCGGAGTTCCCGGGCAATCGAACGCGTTGTCGATCGCGAGACGGCTGGGGCTTGGCGAGCGGGTACTCGATCGCGCGGCGGGATACATCGATTCCGAGACTGTCAGAACCGATGAGCTCCTCGGCGAGCTCCGGGTAATTCGCGATCGGACGGAGCAGGAACGCGAGCAGGCGGCGCAAGAACGGCGGGAAGCTGCCCGACTCAGGCGCGCAGCTGCGGAAGAACTGCGCAATGCCGAAATCGAGCGACTGAATGCGCGAGAGGAAGCAATTGCCGCCGCAGAGGCCGAGCTTTCAGAGGCGCGTGCGAGCGTTCGCCGGCTGCAACAGGCGGCTGCCGCCCGTCCCGATCAACGGCCCTCGATCGAACGACCTCAGGAGGAGCTCGACCGCGCGGTGCGGCAGGTGAAGGATCTTCGACGCAGCCTGGGCGCCAGCCGGCCGCGGCAAGCGCTGCCGACACTCTCCGTGGGAGACCGCGTCGAGGTGACGACGCTTGGCATGGAGGGCGAGATCGCATCGATCGAAGGAGACACCGCCGACGTCGTGATGGGCGGACTCCGTATTCGGCAGCAGCTGTCCAGTCTCAAGCGGCTTGGAGGCGCTCGCAAGGAACCGGCACGCAAGGTTTCGATCGCGTCGAACTCCGGAGTCTACGTGCCGATGGAAATCGACATTCGCGGAGAGCGGGTGGCGGATGTGGAAGACCAGCTCGAGCGCTATCTGGATAGCGCGTATCGGGCGAACCTGCCAAGCGTGCGCATCATCCACGGAAAGGGCACCGGAGCGTTACGCCAGGCTGTCCGCCGTCAGCTATCGTCCCATCCTGGGATCGAGCGTAGCGAACCGGGCTCGCAGGGCGAAGGCGGCGATGGTGTGACCATCGCGTACTTTGCCGAGTCATGA
- a CDS encoding adenylosuccinate synthase: protein MPATIVLGGQWGDEGKGKITDALAGASGMVVRANGGSNAGHTISTSQGVFKMHLVPSGILSPGTTCVIGAGVVIDPLQLARELAELQERGIDTSALVISDRAHVVLPFHSRIDRGEESLRGKAPIGTTLRGIGPAYADKVSRRGMRMVDLCDERTVREDLARNFDARNRLLSGYYGAEEVDAAATTDLLLQAAEILVPYLGHAEEVVQDALDRGERVVVECAQGALLDIDYGSYPYVTSSSPTAAGACQGAGIAPNQVDTVIGVFKAYSSRVGSGPFPTELFDETGNEIRERGREYGTTTGRARRVGWFDAVAARRVVRLNGVTEIALTLLDVLDAFDPIQFGVGYELDGRPITTVPSISTDYDRVQPVLSPSTGWLEDITAARAASELPPRALDYIARIGELAGAPVSMVGVGPDRDQLVPVGDLAGAAVR, encoded by the coding sequence ATGCCAGCAACGATCGTACTCGGCGGACAGTGGGGAGACGAGGGGAAGGGCAAGATCACCGATGCGCTTGCCGGCGCCTCGGGCATGGTGGTTCGCGCCAACGGGGGCAGCAACGCCGGTCACACCATCTCCACATCACAGGGCGTCTTCAAGATGCACCTCGTGCCATCCGGCATCCTTTCACCTGGTACGACCTGCGTCATCGGCGCTGGCGTGGTCATCGACCCTCTGCAACTGGCCAGGGAACTTGCCGAACTGCAGGAGCGTGGGATCGACACCTCCGCGCTCGTCATCTCGGACCGTGCCCATGTGGTGCTCCCGTTTCATTCCAGGATCGATCGCGGAGAAGAATCGCTGCGTGGAAAGGCGCCGATCGGCACAACGCTTCGCGGGATCGGGCCAGCCTATGCGGACAAGGTGTCCCGCCGTGGAATGCGCATGGTCGACCTCTGCGACGAGCGGACTGTACGAGAAGATCTGGCACGGAACTTCGACGCGCGAAACCGGCTGCTTTCCGGTTACTACGGCGCTGAAGAAGTCGACGCGGCTGCAACCACCGATCTCTTGCTCCAGGCGGCAGAGATTCTCGTCCCCTATCTGGGGCACGCGGAAGAAGTGGTGCAGGACGCGCTCGACCGAGGTGAACGAGTGGTCGTCGAATGCGCCCAGGGCGCGCTGCTGGACATCGACTATGGGAGCTATCCCTATGTCACCTCGTCCTCCCCGACCGCAGCCGGAGCCTGCCAGGGCGCCGGTATCGCGCCCAATCAGGTCGATACCGTCATCGGGGTCTTCAAAGCCTATAGCTCCCGGGTTGGAAGCGGCCCGTTCCCGACCGAGCTCTTCGACGAGACCGGAAACGAGATTCGTGAGCGTGGACGTGAATATGGCACCACCACAGGACGCGCCCGGCGCGTGGGCTGGTTCGATGCCGTGGCGGCGCGTCGGGTCGTAAGGCTCAACGGCGTGACCGAGATTGCCCTGACCCTGCTGGACGTGCTCGATGCCTTCGATCCGATCCAGTTCGGAGTCGGATACGAGCTCGACGGCCGCCCTATCACCACGGTGCCGAGCATTTCCACGGACTACGATCGTGTCCAGCCGGTGCTGTCTCCGTCCACAGGGTGGCTGGAGGACATCACCGCCGCGCGCGCGGCGAGCGAACTTCCACCCAGAGCACTCGACTACATTGCGCGAATCGGTGAGCTCGCCGGAGCACCGGTATCGATGGTGGGAGTCGGGCCAGATCGCGATCAGTTGGTTCCCGTCGGCGACCTTGCCGGCGCGGCCGTCCGCTAG